DNA sequence from the Actinomycetota bacterium genome:
GCCTACACCGACCCCGAGGTCGCCTGGGTCGGCGTCACCGAGACCGAGGCCAAGGCCGCCGGCGTCAAGTACGGCAAGGGCACCTTCCCGTGGGCGGCCAGCGGCCGTTCCCTGTCCCTGGGCCGCGACGAGGGCATGACCAAGCTCCTGTTCGACGAGGCCACCCACCGCCTGATCGGCGCCGCCGCCGTCGGCCCCAACGCCGGCGAGCTGATCGCCGAGACCGCCCTGGCCGTCGAGATGGGCGCCGACGCCACCGACATCGG
Encoded proteins:
- a CDS encoding dihydrolipoyl dehydrogenase, with amino-acid sequence AYTDPEVAWVGVTETEAKAAGVKYGKGTFPWAASGRSLSLGRDEGMTKLLFDEATHRLIGAAAVGPNAGELIAETALAVEMGADATDIGLTVHPHPTLSETVGMSAEAFEGTITDLYLPKRR